From the genome of Triticum aestivum cultivar Chinese Spring chromosome 3B, IWGSC CS RefSeq v2.1, whole genome shotgun sequence, one region includes:
- the LOC123064445 gene encoding uncharacterized protein, with translation MDHGDLAALLPEDVLAEVLRRVAAPRWLAMSRCVCKAWRAIIDGESLLRTELPFSGFFITFRELCLPEFFSRPVSPPGRPAISGKLDFLPTPIKVRPDGWSLDGDYYIQDHCNGLLLLDGYVVNPATRSWDPLAPCPPNHGSGIVYDALDRELLAFDPMVSSHYHVVSIHYLPTYFRPAQFDPLEEASEWPPSPYILHVFSSKTRHWEERSFVREGNAGGTVAEARADLGRVSSVYWRGSLYVLSQYNFITRISLSEDKYSVIKPPMGIGWSSYIGLSEKGVYCASFLKNDHILVCTLNETCNQFDWILKHEYDLKPVEMFDRQVHGPWILEDINYGIFRSHLPNINKEEVIQEKFKWNSDDDDFPENEDMVEVHRRRPYFEIEILGFHPYKEILFLSRSETFKLKAMAFAYHLNSFKVESLGSIYPSCHKYFDSGLANEAREIESFPYTPCCWIEEIPERVN, from the exons ATGGACCACGGCGACCTGGCGGCGCTCCTGCCGGAGGACGTGCTCGCCGAGGTGCTCCGTCGCGTGGCGGCGCCGCGCTGGCTTGCTATGTCGCGCTGCGTCTGCAAGGCGTGGCGAGCCATCATCGACGGCGAGAGCCTCCTGCGCACAGAGCTCCCGTTTAGCGGCTTCTTCATCACCTTCCGAGAGCTCTGTTTGCCTGAGTTCTTCTCCCGCCCCGTGTCGCCGCCTGGCCGGCCAGCGATCAGCGGCAAGCTCGATTTCCTACCCACACCCATTAAAGTTCGTCCTGATGGGTGGAGCTTGGACGGCGACTACTACATCCAGGATCACTGCAATGGACTCCTATTGCTCGACGGCTACGTGGTTAACCCCGCCACGCGAAGCTGGGATCCTCTGGCCCCATGCCCGCCCAACCATGGTTCAGGGATCGTCTATGATGCCCttgaccgagagcttctcgcctTTGATCCCATGGTTTCATCTCACTACCACGTGGTGTCGATCCACTATTTGCCTACCTACTTCAGGCCTGCTCAATTCGACCCCTTAGAGGAGGCATCCGAATGGCCACCATCTCCATATATCTTGCATGTATTCTCTTCAAAGACACGGCATTGGGAGGAGAGGTCTTTTGTTCGAGAAGGGAATGCTGGAGGGACAGTTGCCGAGGCGCGTGCAGATTTGGGGCGAGTTTCCTCGGTCTACTGGCGAGGATCACTTTATGTGCTTTCCCAATATAATTTCATTACGAG AATATCTTTGTCTGAAGATAAGTACAGTGTGATTAAGCCACCAATGGGTATTGGATGGAGCAGTTATATAGGATTATCCGAAAAAGGAGTGTATTGTGCGTCATTTCTTAAGAATGATCACATTCTGGTTTGCACCCTCAATGAAACGTGTAATCAGTTTGATTGGATATTAAAGCACGAGTATGACCTTAAGCCTGTGGAAATGTTTGATCGCCAAGTTCATGGACCCTGGATCTTAGAAGACATTAACTATGGAATCTTTCGTTCTCATCTTCCAAATATCAACAAGGAAGAAGTAATCCAGGAGAAATTTAAATGGAACTCCGACGATGATGATTTCCCTGAGAATGAAGACATGGTTGAAGTGCACCGTCGCCGTCCATATTTTGAAATCGAGATACTTGGATTTCATCCATACAAAGAGATTCTCTTTTTGAGTAGGTCAGAGACCTTCAAACTAAAAGCAATGGCGTTCGCCTATCATTTGAATAGCTTCAAGGTCGAAAGTTTAGGAAGCATATACCCAAGTTGTCACAAATATTTTGACTCTGGCCTTGCTAATGAAGCTCGGGAGATCGAGTCTTTTCCATACACACCATGTTGTTGGATCGAAGAGATCCCAGAAAGAGTAAATTAA